Proteins from one Malania oleifera isolate guangnan ecotype guangnan chromosome 4, ASM2987363v1, whole genome shotgun sequence genomic window:
- the LOC131153540 gene encoding glutamate--tRNA ligase, cytoplasmic: MTEIKLSFSANNPPLSVIAAAKVAALTLSTDSTLTSGSPPTFLFSNGLKLHGTNVLLRYVGRVADFYGQNAAESGQIDEWLDYVPVLSSGSEFEGACSFVDGYLLNRTFLVGYSLSIADIAVWAGLVGTGQRWESLRKSNKFQNLVRWFNSISAEYSTVLDEVTATYVGKRGLGKPTAAKAKAKEQQAVNHHSKNENGDTNEKGKAGSRPAVEIDLPNAEVGNVRLRFAPEPSGYLHIGHSKAALLNKYFAQRYKGHLIVRFDDTNPAKESNEFVENLLKDIETLGIEYEAITYTSDYFPRLIEMAENLICKGKAYVDDTPREQMQKERMDGIESKCRNNSVEKNVELWKEMIAGSERGLQCCLRGKLDMQDPNKSLRDPVYYRCNPLSHHRIGSKYKLYPTYDFACPFVDAEEGITHALRSSEYHDRNAQYHRIQEDMGVRKVHLYEFSRLNMVYTLLSKRKLLWFVQNGKVDGWDDPRFPTVQGIVRRGLKVEALIQFILEQGASKNLNLMEWDKLWTINKKIIDPVCPRHTAVIAEHRVLLTLTDGPEKPFVRIIPRHKKYEGAGLKSTTYTKQIWIDYVDAESISVDEEITLMDWGNAIVKEILNDQDGKITHLTGVLHLEGSVKTTKLKLTWLPDISELVNLSLMEFDYLITKKKLDEGEEFLDVLNPCTKRETAALGDANMRNLKCGEILQLERKGYFRCDVPYVRSSKPMVLFAIPDGRQQTGLK; encoded by the exons ATGACGGAGATCAAGCTATCATTCTCCGCCAATAACCCTCCTCTATCAGTGATTGCGGCGGCGAAGGTTGCTGCCTTAACTTTGTCAACGGATTCAACTCTCACCTCTGGCTCCCCTCCAACATTCCTCTTCTCCAATGG ATTGAAATTGCATGGAACAAATGTACTTCTTCGTTATGTTGGTCGGGTAGCAGATTTCTATGGGCAGAATGCTGCTGAATCTGGCCAG ATTGATGAATGGCTAGATTACGTGCCTGTTCTTTCCTCTGGCTCTGAATTCGAGGGTGCATGTAGCTTTGTGGATGGTTATTTGTTGAATCGAACTTTTTTGGTTGGTTATAGTCTGTCCATAGCAGATATAGCAGTTTGGGCAGGCCTTGTGG GAACTGGACAGAGGTGGGAAAGTTTAAGAAAGTCAAACAAATTTCAGAATTTAGTGCGGTGGTTCAATTCAATATCTGCAGAATATAGTACTGTCTTAGATGAAGTCACAGCAACATATGTTGGGAAAAGAGGTTTGGGAAAGCCAACAGCAGCCAAAGCAAAAGCAAAAGAGCAGCAAGCTGTTAATCATCATTCAAAGAATGAGAATGGTGATACCAATGAAAAGGGTAAAGCAGGTAGTCGACCAGCTGTTGAAATTGATCTCCCAAATGCAGAAGTTGGAAATGTGCGCTTGCGATTTGCACCAGAACCCAGTGGCTATCTTCATATTGGGCACTCAAAAGCAGCTCTATTAAACAAGTACTTTGCTCAGAGGTATAAAGGTCATCTAATTGTGCGTTTTGATGATACTAATCCTGCCAAAGAAAGCAATGAGTTTgtagaaaatcttttgaaagataTTGAGACTTTGGGTATTGAGTATGAGGCCATTACATATACTTCAGATTATTTCCCAAGATTAATCGAAATGGCTGAAAACTTGATTTGTAAGGGTAAAGCATATGTTGACGATACCCCACGTGAGCAAATGCAGAAAGAAAGGATGGATGGAATTGAGTCAAAATGTAGGAATAATAGTGTAGAGAAGAATGTGGAATTATGGAAGGAAATGATTGCAGGATCTGAAAGGGGTTTGCAGTGCTGCCTCCGTGGGAAGTTGGATATGCAGGACCCAAACAAGTCACTCCGCGATCCAGTTTACTACCGCTGCAATCCTCTCTCTCACCATCGGATTGGGTCTAAGTACAAGTTATATCCAACCTATGATTTTGCTTGTCCTTTTGTTGATGCTGAGGAAGGTATAACACATGCTCTTAGATCTAGCGAGTACCATGACCGCAATGCTCAGTATCATAGGATACAAGAGGATATGGGAGTTAGAAAAGTTCACCTTTATGAATTTAGTCGGTTGAATATGGTGTATACACTTCTTAGCAAACGTAAGCTACTATGGTTTGTTCAGAATGGCAAGGTTGATGGATGGGATGATCCTCGTTTCCCGACTGTCCAAGGAATCGTACGTCGAGGTCTTAAAGTTGAGGCGTTGATACAGTTTATTCTTGAACAG GGTGCATCTAAAAATTTAAATCTCATGGAATGGGACAAACTTTGGACCATTAACAAGAAGATTATTGATCCTGTTTGCCCCAGACATACAGCTGTTATTGCAGAACACCGTGTACTGTTGACCCTAACTGATGGCCCTGAGAAACCATTTGTTCGCATCATACCAAGGCATAAAAAATATGAAGGTGCTGGTCTGAAGTCTACAACATACACCAAACAGATATGGATAGATTATGTTGATGCAGAGTCCATCTCAGTGGATGAGGAAATAACCTTAATGGATTGGGGGAATGCCATAGTTAAAGAAATTTTGAACGACCAGGATGGAAAAATTACACACTTAACAGGAGTTTTGCATCTTGAAGGATCTGTGAAGACAACAAAATTGAAGCTTACTTGGCTGCCTGACATTAGTGAACTAGTCAATCTGTCATTGATGGAGTTCGACTACCTGATCACAAAAAAGAAG CTGGATGAGGGCGAGGAATTCCTGGATGTGCTTAACCCATGTACTAAAAGGGAGACTGCAGCCCTGGGGGATGCCAACATGCGGAATTTAAAGTGTGGGGAGATATTGCAGCTGGAGAGGAAGGGCTATTTTAGGTGTGATGTTCCTTATGTTAGATCGTCAAAGCCTATGGTTCTGTTTGCAATCCCAGACGGCAGGCAGCAAACTGGGTTGAAGTAA